A section of the Gammaproteobacteria bacterium genome encodes:
- a CDS encoding AbrB/MazE/SpoVT family DNA-binding domain-containing protein: MTSIATTRMSSKGQVVIPEEIRTSMKLNPGEQFVVLGEKDVIILKTVTPPSLTEFDELIQTARKQAKKAGFKKSDVAKIIKKARSNT, translated from the coding sequence ATGACATCAATTGCAACCACCCGCATGTCTTCAAAAGGCCAAGTTGTTATACCAGAAGAAATTAGAACGTCGATGAAGCTAAATCCAGGCGAGCAATTTGTAGTTTTAGGTGAAAAGGACGTTATCATCCTAAAAACTGTTACACCGCCCTCTTTAACTGAATTTGATGAGCTTATACAGACTGCCCGCAAGCAAGCGAAAAAAGCTGGCTTCAAGAAATCTGACGTTGCCAAAATCATTAAAAAAGCCCGCTCGAACACATGA
- a CDS encoding putative toxin-antitoxin system toxin component, PIN family gives MKIVLDTNVLISGIFWSGPPYKILKAWQNKKIKLVLSEEILKEYDFVANELAKKYPAIDLAPFMELLTIHAELHTPVKLKEQISRDPADDMFIACALAAKVKIIVSGDKDLLTVTGLREIEVLKPSTFVQRFLASD, from the coding sequence ATGAAAATTGTACTAGACACCAATGTGTTAATTTCAGGTATTTTTTGGTCTGGTCCTCCTTATAAGATTCTCAAAGCTTGGCAGAACAAGAAAATTAAATTAGTTCTTTCCGAAGAAATTTTAAAAGAATATGACTTCGTTGCTAATGAGCTTGCAAAAAAATACCCTGCGATAGATTTAGCTCCCTTTATGGAGCTTTTGACAATACATGCTGAACTACATACCCCTGTTAAACTAAAAGAACAGATATCCAGAGATCCTGCAGATGACATGTTTATTGCATGCGCCTTAGCAGCAAAAGTTAAGATTATTGTCAGTGGCGATAAAGATTTACTAACTGTAACTGGCCTGAGGGAAATTGAGGTACTAAAGCCTTCTACATTTGTACAGAGATTTTTAGCTTCCGATTAA